A window from Schistosoma haematobium chromosome 1, whole genome shotgun sequence encodes these proteins:
- a CDS encoding hypothetical protein (EggNog:ENOG41KOG4280~COG:Z), which yields MPTLSETSKPPNGENCSSDLKHSQNYLSTNNTILHDTNVYENQGDSEDEQCVENHFKVDGLRNGARVPVKTKYASEARVCFPSKWSKSIEPTLMCINGLDDFYNQQQICVLGCNLCDSEEKRSSFHNQNNEWTCNHANQSANHPRQQDQNSKSDLLNKQINELTERESYKIKWVEKRNEYESEIKELRRAKEKATQKNIKYEEQITELKNKLSSKQEQIHNLLIELEQSNQRSNVIETQFNAYKLQTSQNEENYQTLSREFVIMKQCKEQAELNAKNCENNRLLYERRMKELDDNYEQSKQRYYDDIKGLMNQLDMERSRADELLQKIEHNRRQNEEQLKTIEQTQQKKLDALLEDGQKELRKQLAEANEQIKEQQIIIFNQELKISTMDSDKNELIKINQKSTEEQSDLREQIKLIENLLTIKDQDISMMQFECRLYADKLKQTELEKNHFIEKERFIKQRYQNKAKRAWEQCQTTRTRLSRRLVHLRYNRDLLSKHLKKQYEQMNRLNNLFWETGWAYVQSQNSLQNINRQEKEYVDKEMQTILINNKIKQPYVTIDQIVQTDASQPDNDAKDDTVISCAITWISNDLENLTGKLEKLLKYHGKENFNDQDLDNEEFHIGFSEKVSLISLTLELKCKVNWLKTCFNQLTGYTFRKTVK from the exons ATGCCTACATTATCCGAAACTTCGAAGCCACCCAATGGAGAGAATTGTTCCTCAGATTTAAAACATTCACAGAATTACTTGTCGACCAATAACACTATTTTACATGATACCAACGTTTACGAAAATCAAGGTGATTCAGAAGATGAGCAATGCGTAGAAAATCATTTCAAAGTTGATGGTTTAAGAAACGGTGCCAGAGTACCGGTAAAAACCAAGTATGCCTCTGAAGCACGCGTTTGTTTTCCAAGTAAATGGTCTAAAAGCATAGAACCAACGCTTATGTGTATAAACGGATTAGATGATTTTTATAATCAG CAACAAATATGCGTACTTGGATGTAATTTGTGTGATTCAGAAGAAAAACGGAGTTCAtttcataatcaaaataatgaatggaCTTGTAATCATGCAAACCAAAGTGCTAATCATCCTCGTCAGCAGGACCAAAACAGTAAAAGCGatctattaaataaacaaatcaatgaGTTAACTGAACGTGAAAGTTACAAAATTAAGTGGGTTGAAAAGCGCAACGAATATGAAAGTGAAATCAAAGAGTTAAGAAGAGCCAAAGAAAAGGCCACTCAGAAAAATATCAAGTATGAAGAACAG ATAACCGAATTAAAAAATAAGCTCAGTTCAAAACAAGAACAGATAcacaatttattgattgaattagAACAATCTAATCAAAGATCAAATGTAATCGAAACACAATTTAATGCTTACAAATTACAAACTAGTCAGAATGAAGAGAATTACCAAACCTTATCGCGTGAATTCGTGATTATGAAACAGTGTAAAGAGCAAGCAGAATTGAATGCAAAAAATTGTGAAAACAATCGGTTACTATATGAGAGACGAATGAAAGAGTTGGACgacaa ttATGAACAAAGTAAACAACGTTATTATGACGATATAAAAGGACTAATGAATCAATTGGATATGGAACGTTCAAGGGCTGATGAACTCTTGCAAAAAATTGAACATAATCGCCGCCAAAATGAAGAACAACTTAAAACT ATCGAACAAACTCAACAGAAGAAACTAGATGCATTGTTGGAAGATGGCCAAAAGGAGTTAAGAAAACAGCTAGCTGAAGCGAATGAACAAATTAAGGAgcaacaaataataatatttaatcaaGAATTAAAAATTTCTACAATGGATTCAGATAAAAATGAG ctcataaaaatcaatcaaaaatcaACAGAGGAACAATCAGATCTTCGTGAACAAATTAAGTTGattgaaaatttattaacaataaaagatcAAGATATTTCAATGATGCAATTTGAATGTCGTCTCTATGCTGATAAATTGAAACAAACTGAATTGGAAAAAAATCATTTCATCGAAAAAGAACGATTTATAAAACAAAGATATCAA AACAAAGCCAAACGTGCATGGGAACAATGTCAAACTACTCGTACACGTTTAAGTAGAAGACTTGTCCATCTACGTTATAACAGAGATTTATTATCAAAACATTTAAAGAAACAATACGAACAAATGAATcgtttgaataatttattttgggAAACTGGATGGGCATATGTTCAATCACAaaactctctacaaaatatcaATAGACAAGAAAAGGAATATGTAGATAAAGAAATGCAaacaattttaattaataacaaGATAAAACAA CCTTATGTGACTATAGACCAGATTGTACAGACTGACGCTTCACAGCCGGATAACGATGCTAAAGATGACACAGTGATATCATGCGCTATCACATGGATTTCAAATGATTTAGAAAACTTGACAGGAAAGTTGGAGAAATTGCTTAAATATCACGGAAAAG AAAACTTCAATGATCAAGACCTAGACAACGAAGAATTTCATATAGGATTTAGTGAAAAAGTATCTCTGATTTCACTGACTCTTGAATTAAAATGCAAAGTGAATTGGTTAAAAACGTGTTTTAATCAATTAACAGGATATACTTTTAGAAAAACAGTGAAGTGA
- a CDS encoding hypothetical protein (EggNog:ENOG41KOG4280~COG:Z), giving the protein MPTLSETSKPPNGENCSSDLKHSQNYLSTNNTILHDTNVYENQGDSEDEQCVENHFKVDGLRNGARVPVKTKYASEARVCFPSKWSKSIEPTLMCINGLDDFYNQQQICVLGCNLCDSEEKRSSFHNQNNEWTCNHANQSANHPRQQDQNSKSDLLNKQINELTERESYKIKWVEKRNEYESEIKELRRAKEKATQKNIKYEEQVTYKGSRSMMALINVLLFQYI; this is encoded by the exons ATGCCTACATTATCCGAAACTTCGAAGCCACCCAATGGAGAGAATTGTTCCTCAGATTTAAAACATTCACAGAATTACTTGTCGACCAATAACACTATTTTACATGATACCAACGTTTACGAAAATCAAGGTGATTCAGAAGATGAGCAATGCGTAGAAAATCATTTCAAAGTTGATGGTTTAAGAAACGGTGCCAGAGTACCGGTAAAAACCAAGTATGCCTCTGAAGCACGCGTTTGTTTTCCAAGTAAATGGTCTAAAAGCATAGAACCAACGCTTATGTGTATAAACGGATTAGATGATTTTTATAATCAG CAACAAATATGCGTACTTGGATGTAATTTGTGTGATTCAGAAGAAAAACGGAGTTCAtttcataatcaaaataatgaatggaCTTGTAATCATGCAAACCAAAGTGCTAATCATCCTCGTCAGCAGGACCAAAACAGTAAAAGCGatctattaaataaacaaatcaatgaGTTAACTGAACGTGAAAGTTACAAAATTAAGTGGGTTGAAAAGCGCAACGAATATGAAAGTGAAATCAAAGAGTTAAGAAGAGCCAAAGAAAAGGCCACTCAGAAAAATATCAAGTATGAAGAACAGGTAACTTATAAGGGAAGTAGATCAATGATGGCATTAATAAacgttttattatttcaatatatttag